A genomic region of Tsukamurella pulmonis contains the following coding sequences:
- a CDS encoding DUF445 domain-containing protein — translation MQSWAEITADVQRNWLIYVSMPIIAALIGYGTKVVAIRMMFRPHQFKGIGKLGWQGIIPKRAPQMVEVLCDTLTDRLVSASDILEKVDADELGDRMERQLRREVARIVPVVAAEYQPALWNLLPGTARDLVVQRAQVIARDLVPKLVVAIRENIDEVFDLKEMVTREVLADPDVLERMFLDVGRREFAFIRNSGLVFGFLIGLLQAACWALFRNPWIMPLFGLFTGWFTDWAALRLIFNPKEPTKYLGFIPWQGLFLKHRIPVSEEYGALIATRVLTAERLVRSLFTGPQRDQLVTVVAGVLREAMEDELPSVEKALRGNAQNLGLDKVGVGPLTAGNLVGVVADAVGMVGGAVGGQVGKVAGGLDMTQIGPMSRAGADDFVAAMPVMLADANDYLDARLDIRTTMVHKMAAMTPDEFEGVLRPAFQADEKTLIMVGAILGFLVGELQVLMVEHLTH, via the coding sequence ATGCAGTCGTGGGCCGAGATCACCGCGGACGTCCAGCGGAACTGGCTCATCTACGTCTCGATGCCGATCATCGCGGCCCTCATCGGGTACGGCACCAAGGTCGTGGCGATCCGGATGATGTTCCGGCCGCATCAGTTCAAGGGCATCGGCAAGCTCGGGTGGCAGGGCATCATCCCGAAGAGGGCGCCGCAGATGGTCGAGGTCCTCTGCGACACCCTCACCGACCGACTGGTCTCGGCCTCGGACATCCTCGAGAAGGTCGACGCCGACGAGTTGGGCGACCGGATGGAGCGGCAGCTGCGCCGCGAGGTCGCGCGGATCGTGCCGGTGGTCGCCGCGGAGTACCAGCCGGCGCTGTGGAACCTCCTCCCCGGCACCGCGCGTGATCTGGTGGTCCAGCGCGCGCAGGTGATCGCGCGCGATCTGGTCCCGAAGCTGGTGGTGGCGATCCGGGAGAACATCGACGAGGTCTTCGACCTCAAGGAGATGGTCACGCGGGAGGTGCTCGCCGACCCGGACGTGCTCGAGCGGATGTTCCTGGACGTCGGGCGACGGGAGTTCGCCTTCATCCGCAACAGCGGCCTGGTCTTCGGCTTCCTCATCGGCCTGCTGCAGGCGGCCTGCTGGGCCCTGTTCCGCAATCCGTGGATCATGCCGCTGTTCGGCCTGTTCACCGGCTGGTTCACCGACTGGGCCGCGCTGCGCTTGATCTTCAACCCGAAGGAGCCGACGAAGTACCTCGGCTTCATCCCGTGGCAGGGCCTGTTCCTCAAGCACCGCATCCCCGTCTCGGAGGAGTACGGCGCGCTCATCGCCACCCGCGTGCTCACCGCCGAGCGATTGGTGCGCTCGCTGTTCACCGGACCGCAGCGCGATCAGCTGGTGACCGTCGTCGCCGGGGTGCTGCGGGAGGCGATGGAGGACGAGCTGCCGAGCGTCGAGAAGGCGCTGCGCGGCAACGCGCAGAACCTCGGCCTCGACAAGGTCGGGGTCGGCCCGCTCACGGCGGGCAACCTCGTCGGGGTGGTGGCGGACGCCGTGGGCATGGTCGGCGGCGCGGTCGGCGGGCAGGTCGGGAAGGTCGCGGGCGGCCTGGACATGACGCAGATCGGCCCGATGTCGCGGGCGGGCGCGGACGACTTCGTCGCCGCGATGCCGGTCATGCTCGCCGACGCCAACGACTACCTCGACGCCAGGCTCGACATCCGCACGACGATGGTGCACAAGATGGCGGCGATGACCCCCGACGAGTTCGAGGGAGTCCTGCGTCCCGCGTTCCAGGCGGACGAGAAGACGCTGATCATGGTGGGTGCGATCCTCGGCTTCCTCGTCGGTGAGCTGCAGGTTCTGATGGTCGAGCATCTCACCCACTGA
- a CDS encoding helix-turn-helix domain-containing protein: MTCGEMIRDWRVRRRRTQLDVALAVGVSARHLSFVETGRARPSRRLVTALGEQLDMPLGARNEALLAAGFAPVYTAHGLDDAPMRPVRAALETVLAAHAPYPAMVLGAGFDLVTANTGAALFVTGVDAALLEAPLNVMRLTLHPDGLVPRLLNHAQVRDSALARVRRSYERTADPRLGELYRELRAYPAPPRGGRDPDPAPGVFVPFRMRDDDGAELSFVSTLTTFGGPHDVVLESLVLEAFYPADPATRRRLDAGAGRRREQLDALLARAPHIASHLPQGEWNGGGPLM, translated from the coding sequence GTGACCTGCGGCGAGATGATCCGGGACTGGCGCGTGCGGCGCCGCCGAACCCAGCTCGACGTCGCGTTGGCGGTGGGCGTCTCCGCCCGTCACCTGAGCTTCGTCGAGACCGGTCGCGCGCGACCGAGCAGGCGCCTCGTCACCGCACTGGGGGAACAACTCGACATGCCGCTCGGCGCCCGCAACGAGGCTCTGCTGGCCGCCGGGTTCGCCCCGGTGTACACGGCGCACGGCCTGGACGACGCGCCCATGCGCCCCGTGCGCGCGGCGCTCGAGACCGTCCTCGCCGCCCATGCGCCGTACCCCGCAATGGTTCTCGGTGCGGGATTCGACCTGGTGACCGCCAACACCGGGGCCGCGCTGTTCGTCACCGGTGTCGACGCGGCACTGCTCGAAGCGCCGCTCAACGTCATGCGACTGACGCTGCACCCCGATGGACTCGTGCCGCGCCTGCTCAACCACGCGCAGGTGCGCGATTCCGCACTCGCCAGGGTGCGGCGCAGCTACGAGCGCACCGCCGACCCCCGGCTCGGGGAGTTGTACCGCGAGCTGCGCGCCTACCCGGCGCCGCCCCGGGGCGGGCGCGACCCCGATCCCGCGCCCGGCGTCTTCGTCCCGTTCCGGATGCGCGACGACGACGGTGCCGAGCTCTCCTTCGTCAGCACCCTCACCACCTTCGGCGGCCCGCACGACGTGGTGCTCGAGAGCCTCGTACTCGAGGCCTTCTACCCCGCGGATCCGGCCACCCGCCGGCGTCTCGACGCCGGTGCCGGCCGGCGCCGCGAGCAGCTCGACGCCCTGCTGGCGCGGGCGCCGCACATTGCGTCCCATCTGCCGCAGGGGGAGTGGAACGGCGGCGGCCCGCTCATGTGA
- a CDS encoding DUF2339 domain-containing protein, whose protein sequence is MPQTLAQTDPRIERLATELDITVRRLQWMQAQLGALAQPAAGPVLLGSAAPRPAAPQSHPAPHPRPAPQPLSWSPGSAARRPVGPATPEPLAPVRAPSSSVFTVARVLAGAGVLVTLIGVALLLVLAAQAGLLGPAVRVGLGTVLAAGLLGAALWLHRRPGGRIGATALAATGVAAAYLDTVAVTGIYGWVHPAIGLALSGLIALAGLALATRWRSQWLGIALYAPVYVLAPPLADNAHLLGGFTLILAIASIGVSRPAAWPWLHVVRASGTALTLAVLALAAGPSDALPVLGATVLGAVVGLLAAADAQARAGRSWPLIAAGVVTVAPVLLAMIGAPDWAAAFAAFALVASLIALALLPGTTPAVRGVWFGVAAFAALLGAVITVPAASLPAVVLVLGIGALVAARREPSACWAGAVLGGVGLALALERYGATVALLDEAGRRGAGTAPALVTAALALVFAVVVAWRLVPRVPEESRTPLGVACGVAALGAATALLANAGWAIGGVDGARWGHGAATVVWIATGAHLLLQRRHDWGAAGNVAGLALIGGAVAKLFLFDLAALDGAVRVIAFLLVGVILLGVGAAYAARSDRPRRA, encoded by the coding sequence ATGCCACAGACCCTCGCGCAGACCGATCCCCGGATCGAGCGTCTCGCCACCGAACTCGACATCACCGTCCGGCGACTGCAGTGGATGCAGGCCCAGCTCGGCGCCCTCGCGCAGCCCGCCGCCGGACCCGTCCTCCTCGGCTCCGCGGCGCCCCGTCCGGCGGCGCCGCAGTCCCATCCGGCACCGCACCCGCGCCCCGCGCCGCAGCCCTTGTCGTGGTCGCCCGGGTCCGCCGCGCGCCGCCCCGTCGGGCCCGCGACACCGGAACCGCTCGCGCCCGTCCGCGCACCGTCGTCGTCGGTGTTCACCGTCGCGCGGGTCCTCGCCGGGGCGGGCGTGCTGGTCACCCTCATCGGCGTCGCACTGCTCCTCGTGCTCGCCGCGCAGGCGGGCCTGCTCGGGCCCGCCGTCCGGGTGGGCCTGGGCACCGTCCTTGCGGCCGGCCTGCTCGGCGCGGCGCTGTGGCTGCACCGCCGGCCGGGCGGCCGCATCGGTGCCACGGCTCTCGCGGCGACCGGCGTCGCCGCCGCCTACCTCGACACCGTCGCCGTGACCGGGATCTACGGGTGGGTGCACCCGGCGATCGGCCTCGCGCTCTCGGGACTGATCGCGCTGGCCGGGCTCGCGCTCGCCACCCGCTGGCGCAGCCAGTGGCTCGGGATCGCCCTGTACGCGCCGGTCTACGTGCTCGCGCCGCCCCTCGCCGACAACGCCCACCTGCTCGGCGGCTTCACCCTGATCCTCGCGATCGCCTCGATCGGCGTCTCCCGTCCCGCCGCCTGGCCGTGGCTGCACGTGGTCCGCGCGAGCGGCACCGCGCTCACCCTCGCGGTGCTCGCGCTCGCCGCCGGGCCGTCCGACGCCCTCCCGGTACTCGGAGCGACGGTGCTCGGCGCCGTCGTCGGGCTGCTCGCGGCCGCCGACGCGCAGGCCCGCGCGGGGCGCTCGTGGCCGCTGATCGCCGCCGGCGTCGTCACCGTCGCGCCCGTCCTGCTCGCGATGATCGGCGCGCCCGACTGGGCCGCGGCCTTCGCCGCATTCGCCCTCGTCGCCTCCCTGATCGCGCTCGCCCTGCTGCCCGGCACCACGCCCGCCGTGCGCGGAGTGTGGTTCGGCGTGGCCGCGTTCGCCGCCCTCCTCGGCGCCGTGATCACGGTGCCCGCGGCGTCGCTGCCCGCGGTCGTGCTCGTGCTGGGGATCGGCGCGCTGGTCGCGGCCCGGCGCGAACCGTCGGCCTGCTGGGCGGGCGCGGTGCTCGGCGGGGTCGGTCTCGCACTGGCACTCGAGCGCTACGGCGCGACGGTGGCCCTGCTCGACGAGGCCGGGCGGCGCGGCGCGGGCACCGCTCCCGCCCTCGTGACCGCGGCGCTCGCGCTGGTCTTCGCCGTCGTCGTCGCGTGGCGCCTCGTGCCGCGGGTGCCCGAGGAGAGCCGCACGCCGCTCGGCGTGGCCTGCGGCGTCGCGGCGCTCGGGGCGGCCACCGCGTTGTTGGCGAACGCCGGCTGGGCGATCGGCGGCGTCGACGGTGCGCGCTGGGGTCACGGGGCCGCCACCGTCGTCTGGATCGCGACCGGCGCCCACCTGCTGCTGCAGCGGCGCCACGACTGGGGTGCAGCGGGGAACGTCGCGGGACTGGCGCTCATCGGGGGCGCGGTGGCAAAGCTCTTCCTGTTCGACCTCGCGGCCCTCGACGGTGCGGTGCGCGTGATCGCCTTCCTGCTGGTCGGCGTGATCCTGCTCGGTGTGGGGGCGGCTTACGCGGCCCGGTCGGACCGCCCGCGTCGCGCCTGA
- a CDS encoding MFS transporter → MHTHRVADVTTTHEPPTAPSNSADAPADHVTTASGWTSKTWLLLLVLCGALFLDSLDISMVGVALPSIKAALGMDPSSLQWIVSGYVLGYGGLLLLGGRAADLIGRRPVFLGAVAVFGIASVATAFIDLPAALVALRFIKGVAAAFTVPAGLSIITTTFAEGPARNKAFSIYTVCGASGFSLGLVFGGLLTEASYRLTLLFPGPIAIALVVLGWKVIPRTAPSETFSLKRFDVAGALTSTGALLILVYTVVQAPHLGWTSPTVLTLFAVSALLAVAFVVIEAKHRHPLVRLGILRSVRLVHANLAGFVMFGGYAAFQFLVTLYVQDSLGWSPVAMSLAFLPAGLLVVASATKIDAVLDRVNSTVLVAVGLTAFLGAYVWFLRAEAGASYWLFLFPTILLLGVGFALTFPAVNSQATEGVDDDEQGLASGLLNTFIQVGGAVMMAVVTAITTSAGTQALPGQLLPGMTTAIAVVVGLTLVGLAGTVSVLALARPRRADGAVPTGPQADASPVGAGSTAAD, encoded by the coding sequence ATGCATACGCATAGAGTTGCCGACGTGACCACCACACACGAACCCCCGACAGCACCGTCGAACAGCGCGGACGCGCCCGCGGACCACGTCACCACCGCGAGCGGTTGGACCTCGAAGACCTGGCTCCTGCTGCTCGTGCTGTGCGGCGCACTGTTCCTCGACTCCCTCGACATCTCGATGGTCGGCGTGGCACTGCCCTCCATCAAGGCCGCGCTCGGCATGGATCCGTCCTCGCTGCAATGGATCGTCTCCGGCTACGTGCTCGGTTACGGCGGCCTGCTCCTGCTCGGCGGCCGCGCCGCCGACCTCATCGGCCGCCGACCCGTCTTCCTCGGCGCGGTCGCCGTCTTCGGCATCGCCTCCGTGGCGACAGCGTTCATCGACCTGCCCGCGGCGCTCGTCGCGCTGCGCTTCATCAAGGGCGTCGCGGCCGCGTTCACCGTGCCCGCGGGGCTGTCCATCATCACCACGACCTTCGCCGAGGGCCCGGCGCGCAACAAGGCGTTCTCCATCTACACCGTCTGCGGCGCTTCGGGATTCTCGCTCGGCCTCGTCTTCGGCGGCCTGCTCACCGAGGCCTCCTACCGGCTGACCCTGCTCTTCCCCGGCCCCATCGCGATCGCGCTCGTCGTCCTGGGCTGGAAGGTGATCCCGCGCACCGCACCGTCGGAGACCTTCTCCCTCAAGCGGTTCGACGTGGCCGGTGCCCTCACCTCGACCGGCGCGCTGTTGATCCTGGTCTACACCGTCGTCCAGGCCCCGCACCTCGGCTGGACGTCCCCGACGGTGCTCACCCTGTTCGCCGTGTCCGCGCTGCTCGCCGTGGCCTTCGTCGTCATCGAGGCCAAGCACCGGCACCCGCTGGTCCGGCTGGGCATCCTGCGCTCCGTGCGGCTGGTGCACGCCAACCTCGCCGGCTTCGTCATGTTCGGCGGGTACGCGGCCTTCCAGTTCCTGGTCACGCTGTACGTGCAGGACTCGCTGGGCTGGAGCCCCGTCGCCATGTCGCTCGCGTTCCTGCCCGCCGGCCTGCTGGTGGTGGCCTCCGCCACCAAGATCGACGCCGTCCTCGATCGGGTCAACAGCACCGTCCTCGTCGCCGTCGGCCTGACCGCCTTCCTCGGCGCGTACGTCTGGTTCCTCCGCGCGGAGGCCGGCGCCAGCTACTGGCTGTTCCTGTTCCCGACGATCCTGCTGCTCGGCGTGGGCTTCGCCCTCACCTTCCCGGCCGTGAACTCGCAGGCCACCGAGGGCGTCGACGACGACGAGCAGGGGCTGGCCTCCGGTCTGCTCAACACCTTCATCCAGGTCGGTGGCGCGGTGATGATGGCCGTGGTCACCGCGATCACCACCAGTGCCGGGACGCAGGCCCTGCCCGGTCAGTTACTGCCCGGGATGACCACCGCGATCGCCGTGGTCGTCGGGCTCACCCTCGTCGGTCTCGCCGGCACGGTGTCGGTGCTCGCCCTGGCCCGCCCGCGTCGCGCCGACGGTGCCGTTCCCACCGGACCGCAGGCCGACGCCTCGCCGGTGGGGGCGGGAAGTACCGCCGCGGACTGA
- a CDS encoding MarR family winged helix-turn-helix transcriptional regulator, giving the protein MSATGDVDTIGASTCTPADDALAEQWHRLMRDYSRMTCALDRALAEHELTSSEFEVLEQLARARTAQSGKVRMADLAEHVHLSQSALSRLVARLEKDGLATRSMCESDRRSVFTAITDDGLSRYDAARPTQRAVLRTESAECEMRDYLCGEE; this is encoded by the coding sequence ATGAGCGCCACCGGCGACGTCGACACGATCGGCGCGAGCACCTGCACCCCCGCGGACGACGCGTTGGCGGAGCAGTGGCACCGGCTCATGCGCGACTACTCCCGGATGACCTGCGCCCTCGACCGAGCGCTGGCGGAGCACGAGCTGACCTCGTCGGAGTTCGAGGTGCTCGAGCAGCTCGCCCGCGCTCGCACGGCCCAGAGCGGCAAGGTGCGCATGGCCGACCTCGCCGAGCACGTGCACCTCTCGCAGTCGGCCCTGTCGCGACTGGTGGCCCGCCTGGAGAAGGACGGCCTCGCCACCCGCAGCATGTGCGAGAGCGATCGACGGTCGGTCTTCACCGCCATCACCGACGACGGCCTGAGCCGCTACGACGCGGCGCGGCCGACCCAGCGCGCGGTATTGCGCACCGAGTCGGCCGAGTGCGAGATGCGGGACTACCTCTGCGGCGAGGAGTGA
- a CDS encoding TetR/AcrR family transcriptional regulator, whose amino-acid sequence MSDREGGQPGTGEGGEIRRRSGGRSARVQAEVFAAVLAELVEVGYAGLTVPGVARRAGVHKTTIYRRWEDRDSLLVAALAAFTAVPVEPQDTGSLERDLRRYAEGVIGVVAGPSGRVLRALFTSDAGALDGVSAVREQIFASRRPLSAAIIERAVGRGDVPAGTDPYDTIDYLVAPIYFRLLLSGGALDDALAGQAAAATAAAARAGAFRPGGPAPES is encoded by the coding sequence ATGAGCGATCGCGAAGGCGGGCAGCCGGGCACGGGCGAGGGCGGCGAGATCCGCCGTCGCTCCGGCGGGCGCAGTGCGCGCGTGCAGGCGGAGGTCTTCGCCGCGGTGCTCGCGGAGCTGGTGGAGGTGGGCTACGCGGGGCTCACCGTCCCCGGCGTGGCCCGGCGCGCGGGCGTGCACAAGACCACGATCTACCGGCGCTGGGAGGATCGCGACTCACTGCTGGTGGCCGCGCTCGCCGCGTTCACCGCCGTGCCCGTCGAACCGCAGGACACCGGGAGCCTGGAGCGGGATCTGCGGCGCTACGCGGAGGGGGTGATCGGCGTCGTCGCCGGTCCCTCGGGTCGCGTGCTGCGCGCTCTGTTCACGTCGGACGCCGGTGCGCTCGACGGCGTCTCCGCCGTGCGGGAGCAGATCTTCGCGAGCCGCCGTCCGCTGTCGGCGGCGATCATCGAGCGCGCCGTCGGCCGGGGTGACGTGCCGGCGGGGACGGATCCGTACGACACGATCGACTACCTCGTCGCGCCGATCTACTTCCGGCTGCTGCTCTCGGGCGGTGCGCTGGACGACGCCCTCGCCGGACAGGCCGCCGCGGCCACGGCCGCGGCCGCGCGTGCCGGGGCGTTCCGGCCCGGGGGTCCCGCGCCCGAAAGTTAA
- a CDS encoding MFS transporter codes for MTSTVSTEEGALAVSGSRRNHPLVTVIILCFGGMVAALMQSLVIPIQPELPQLLNTSTANASWVITATLLAAAVAMPIGGRLADMIGKRRVLILSAVLLVGGSLAAALSDGLLLMLLGRVLQGLAMAFIPVGISMMREVTPPAMTATAVAAMSATLGVGGAIGLPLSAWIAQTYDWHMLFWVSTVLAALILAAVVFVLPDGAPGVGGRIDVIGSIGLAVGLVATLVAVSKGNDWGWTSGTTLGLLVGGLIVLLAWGFYELRHDDPLVDLRTSARPRVLITNIATVTIGFGMMAMMLCVPQIMEYPTSTGFGLGKSMLEAGLWMMPGGIMMMIFAPVSSILIKKIGPAATLAIGAFVVAGGYVLAYFLMDAAWKLSLASIVGTVGVAIAYAAMPTIIMSSVPQNETGAAIGLNALMRSLGTTICSAVAAAIISAKSVTMGGHVIPTQGAFETIFVVAAVAALLAGVIALLIPKPAAQQ; via the coding sequence GTGACCAGCACCGTTAGTACGGAGGAGGGCGCGCTCGCAGTGAGCGGCTCCCGCCGGAACCATCCGCTCGTGACCGTGATCATCCTGTGCTTCGGCGGCATGGTCGCGGCGCTCATGCAGTCGCTGGTGATCCCGATCCAGCCCGAGCTGCCGCAGCTGCTGAACACCTCGACGGCGAACGCCTCCTGGGTCATCACCGCCACGCTGCTCGCGGCTGCGGTGGCCATGCCCATCGGCGGCCGCCTGGCCGACATGATCGGCAAGCGCCGGGTGCTGATCCTCAGTGCCGTTCTGCTCGTGGGTGGTTCGCTCGCCGCCGCGCTCTCCGACGGCCTGCTGCTCATGCTGCTCGGCCGCGTGCTGCAGGGCCTGGCCATGGCGTTCATCCCGGTCGGCATCTCGATGATGCGCGAGGTCACCCCGCCTGCGATGACCGCGACCGCCGTCGCCGCCATGAGCGCCACTCTCGGTGTCGGCGGCGCCATCGGCCTGCCGCTCTCGGCGTGGATCGCGCAGACCTACGACTGGCACATGCTGTTCTGGGTCTCGACGGTGCTCGCCGCGCTCATCCTCGCCGCCGTCGTGTTCGTGCTGCCCGACGGTGCCCCCGGCGTCGGCGGCCGCATCGACGTGATCGGCTCGATCGGCCTCGCCGTCGGACTGGTCGCGACCCTCGTGGCGGTCTCCAAGGGCAACGACTGGGGCTGGACGTCCGGGACCACCCTCGGCCTGCTCGTCGGCGGCCTGATCGTGCTGCTCGCGTGGGGCTTCTACGAACTGCGCCACGACGATCCGCTGGTGGACCTGCGCACGTCGGCGCGGCCCCGCGTGCTCATCACCAACATCGCGACCGTGACCATCGGCTTCGGCATGATGGCGATGATGCTGTGCGTCCCGCAGATCATGGAGTACCCCACGTCGACCGGATTCGGCCTCGGCAAGAGCATGCTCGAGGCGGGGCTGTGGATGATGCCCGGCGGCATCATGATGATGATCTTCGCGCCGGTCTCGAGCATCCTGATCAAGAAGATCGGCCCCGCAGCGACTCTCGCGATCGGCGCCTTCGTGGTGGCCGGCGGTTACGTGCTCGCCTACTTCCTCATGGACGCCGCGTGGAAGCTCTCGCTCGCGTCGATCGTCGGCACCGTCGGCGTCGCGATCGCCTACGCCGCCATGCCGACGATCATCATGTCGTCCGTGCCGCAGAACGAGACCGGCGCGGCCATCGGCCTCAACGCGCTCATGCGCTCGCTCGGCACGACGATCTGTTCGGCCGTCGCCGCCGCGATCATCTCCGCCAAGTCCGTGACGATGGGCGGGCACGTGATCCCGACCCAGGGCGCTTTCGAGACGATCTTCGTGGTCGCCGCCGTGGCCGCGCTGCTCGCGGGTGTCATCGCGCTGCTGATCCCGAAGCCGGCGGCGCAGCAGTAG
- a CDS encoding MarR family winged helix-turn-helix transcriptional regulator: MDDAARRLEREINALGRHMRARPRSMELHLDRSAYLVLLLLDYAGPSTLKEIAHELELEQSTVNRQVNKAIEHGLLEADGALSGPKRIRATAAGRAAFQRDRDVKLRGIGSIMADLEESDREALISGLTALNAALAARAGEP, from the coding sequence ATGGACGACGCGGCGCGCCGCCTCGAGCGGGAGATCAACGCCCTCGGGCGGCACATGCGGGCGCGCCCGCGCTCGATGGAGCTGCACCTCGACCGGTCCGCGTACCTCGTCCTCCTGCTGCTCGACTACGCCGGGCCGAGCACGCTCAAGGAGATCGCGCACGAGCTCGAGCTGGAGCAGTCCACCGTGAACCGGCAGGTCAACAAGGCCATCGAGCACGGGCTGCTCGAAGCCGACGGTGCGCTCTCCGGCCCGAAGCGCATCCGCGCGACCGCGGCGGGGCGGGCGGCCTTCCAGCGCGACCGCGACGTCAAGCTGCGTGGCATCGGCTCGATCATGGCCGACCTCGAGGAGAGCGATCGCGAAGCGCTGATCTCCGGCCTCACCGCGCTGAACGCGGCCCTGGCCGCCCGCGCCGGGGAGCCCTGA
- the tsaD gene encoding tRNA (adenosine(37)-N6)-threonylcarbamoyltransferase complex transferase subunit TsaD, with amino-acid sequence MIVMGVESSCDETGVGIVEWDPQSRTARLLADEVASSQDEHARYGGVVPEVASRAHLEAIVPTMHRALAKAGVERPDALAVTIGPGLAGALLVGVAAAKAYAAAWDVPFYGLNHLGGHVAVDTLEHGPMPPCVALLVSGGHTHLLHVSDLGAPITELGTTVDDAAGEAFDKVARLLGLGYPGGPVIDQLAREGDPQAIRFPRAMTRQQDARHDFSFSGLKTAVARHVEAENAAGRPLNVPDIAASFQEAVADVLTFKAIRAAQDVGVETMVLGGGATANSRIRSLAQERCDAAGIELRVPKPRLCTDNGVMIAALGAHVIDADPTPTDLGAATDPGLSVTLTKL; translated from the coding sequence ATGATCGTCATGGGTGTCGAGAGCTCGTGCGACGAGACCGGCGTCGGCATCGTGGAGTGGGATCCGCAGTCCCGCACCGCGCGACTGCTCGCCGACGAGGTCGCCTCCTCGCAGGACGAGCACGCCCGGTACGGCGGCGTGGTGCCCGAGGTCGCCTCGCGCGCGCACCTCGAGGCGATCGTCCCGACGATGCATCGCGCCCTCGCGAAGGCCGGTGTCGAGCGGCCGGACGCGCTGGCCGTCACCATCGGCCCCGGGCTCGCGGGCGCCCTGCTCGTGGGCGTCGCGGCCGCGAAAGCGTATGCGGCGGCGTGGGACGTCCCCTTCTACGGCCTCAACCACCTGGGCGGCCACGTCGCCGTCGACACCCTCGAGCACGGCCCGATGCCGCCGTGCGTCGCGCTGCTCGTCTCCGGCGGCCACACGCACCTGCTGCACGTGAGCGACCTGGGCGCGCCGATCACCGAGCTGGGCACCACCGTCGACGACGCCGCGGGGGAGGCCTTCGACAAGGTGGCCCGCCTCCTCGGCCTCGGTTATCCCGGCGGCCCGGTGATCGATCAGCTCGCGCGCGAGGGCGACCCGCAGGCGATCCGCTTCCCGCGGGCCATGACCCGGCAGCAGGACGCACGCCACGACTTCTCCTTCAGCGGGCTCAAGACGGCCGTCGCGCGGCACGTCGAGGCCGAGAACGCAGCGGGCCGGCCGCTGAACGTGCCGGACATCGCCGCCTCGTTCCAGGAGGCCGTCGCGGACGTGTTGACCTTCAAGGCGATCCGCGCCGCGCAGGACGTGGGTGTCGAGACGATGGTGCTCGGCGGCGGTGCCACCGCCAACTCCCGCATCCGCTCGCTGGCGCAGGAGCGGTGCGATGCGGCGGGCATCGAGCTGCGCGTGCCGAAGCCGCGGCTGTGCACCGACAACGGCGTCATGATCGCGGCGCTCGGTGCGCACGTCATCGATGCCGATCCCACGCCCACGGACCTCGGTGCCGCGACCGACCCGGGGCTGTCGGTCACCCTGACCAAGCTCTGA